One Microbacterium esteraromaticum genomic window carries:
- a CDS encoding AMP-binding protein yields MTLHAIDGADAAAVRDALPAALDGIRPLALGFDPAPGDLVPAGTGVVIATSGSSGVPKRVVLSAAALRSSAEATAARIGSGQWMLALPAAYIAGVQVLGRSLLADVDPVLLEGRFTAESFVVATRALRDDVDRFTSLVPAQLATLLDAAQSRADVRDALTSYRAILVGGQALPPSLHERAGDLGARIVRTYGSSETAGGCVYDGLPLDGVHLAEVDGEVRISGPMLADGYLGDPVLTAGVFSTEGGGVRWYRTGDAGSVAPDGRLTITGRIDNVIVSGGINVSLDRVERAVRSIPGLEHAVVVGVADERWGQASVIFADVASADAARLLEAGRAHVEEEIGRHARPARLEAGAIPMLASGKPDREALRRSAQG; encoded by the coding sequence GTGACGCTGCACGCGATCGACGGCGCAGACGCCGCCGCTGTTCGGGATGCCCTGCCCGCAGCGCTCGATGGCATCCGCCCGCTCGCACTCGGCTTCGATCCCGCGCCCGGCGACCTCGTGCCGGCGGGCACCGGGGTCGTGATCGCGACGTCGGGGTCGAGCGGGGTGCCGAAGCGGGTCGTGCTCAGCGCCGCCGCTCTGCGATCGAGCGCAGAGGCGACCGCCGCGCGGATCGGCTCAGGACAGTGGATGCTCGCGCTGCCCGCCGCATACATCGCCGGCGTGCAGGTGCTCGGGCGCTCGCTGCTGGCGGACGTGGATCCGGTGCTGCTGGAGGGCAGGTTCACGGCCGAGTCGTTCGTGGTGGCCACCCGTGCGCTGCGAGACGACGTCGACCGGTTCACCTCGCTGGTGCCCGCTCAGCTCGCGACGCTCCTCGATGCGGCGCAGTCGCGTGCGGATGTGCGCGACGCCCTGACCTCATACCGGGCGATCCTCGTCGGCGGCCAGGCACTGCCCCCGTCGCTGCACGAGCGCGCGGGCGACCTGGGCGCGCGGATCGTGCGCACCTACGGTTCGAGCGAGACCGCCGGCGGGTGCGTCTACGACGGCCTGCCCCTCGACGGCGTGCACCTGGCTGAGGTCGACGGCGAGGTGCGCATCAGCGGCCCGATGCTCGCCGACGGCTATCTCGGCGACCCGGTGCTCACGGCCGGCGTCTTCTCGACCGAGGGCGGCGGCGTCCGCTGGTACCGCACCGGCGACGCGGGCAGCGTCGCCCCCGATGGGCGTCTCACGATCACCGGCCGCATCGACAACGTCATCGTCTCGGGCGGTATCAACGTGTCGCTCGACCGGGTCGAGCGGGCGGTGCGCAGCATCCCGGGTCTCGAGCACGCCGTGGTGGTCGGCGTCGCCGATGAGCGCTGGGGTCAGGCATCCGTCATCTTCGCCGACGTGGCCAGTGCAGACGCGGCGCGACTGCTCGAGGCCGGCCGCGCACATGTAGAGGAGGAGATCGGACGGCACGCCCGGCCGGCTCGACTCGAGGCGGGGGCGATCCCGATGCTGGCATCGGGAAAGCCCGACCGCGAGGCCCTGCGGCGTTCTGCGCAGGGCTGA
- a CDS encoding response regulator has protein sequence MIRVVLVDDQALFRAGVRMLVSSQPDMDVVGEAGDGREALEVIARTRPDVVLMDIRMPVMDGLTATAEVLAQPDPPRVVMLTTFDLDEAAARAIQQGASGFLLKDADPEFLLAAIRTVESGSSVIAASATRELFAHFTAETKPVPAEYADLTDREREIFALAARGLSNSEIAAREFLSEATVKTHISRILTKLRLRDRVQLVVFAFEHGLA, from the coding sequence ATGATCAGGGTCGTGCTCGTCGACGACCAGGCGCTTTTCCGTGCGGGTGTGCGGATGCTCGTCTCGTCGCAGCCCGACATGGACGTCGTCGGCGAGGCCGGCGACGGCAGGGAGGCCCTCGAGGTCATCGCCCGCACCCGCCCCGATGTGGTGCTGATGGACATCCGGATGCCCGTGATGGACGGCCTGACGGCCACCGCCGAGGTGCTCGCGCAGCCTGATCCGCCGCGGGTCGTGATGCTCACCACCTTCGACCTCGACGAGGCGGCAGCGCGGGCGATCCAGCAGGGCGCCAGCGGATTCCTGCTCAAGGACGCCGACCCCGAGTTCCTCCTGGCCGCCATCCGCACGGTGGAATCCGGCTCGAGCGTCATCGCGGCATCCGCCACCCGCGAGCTCTTCGCGCACTTCACGGCCGAGACCAAGCCCGTGCCGGCCGAGTACGCCGACCTCACCGATCGCGAGCGCGAGATCTTCGCGCTCGCCGCACGCGGGCTGTCGAACTCCGAGATCGCGGCACGCGAGTTCCTCAGCGAGGCGACGGTCAAGACGCACATCAGCCGCATCCTCACCAAGCTGCGCCTGCGCGATCGCGTGCAGCTGGTCGTCTTCGCCTTCGAGCACGGCCTGGCCTGA
- a CDS encoding sensor histidine kinase translates to MIRRIPTPWLVLDIVGAVFGALITIPLSLTFSAEQLSFWLPEMSATLMLVVTSLLIWGAAAISRLSPPIALILAWAGALLQMGAGLPPLPTDIAIFGVLFATSAWGTQRMLWLGGASAVGGGILGGLYIGLLQYDVAAVAAPAPLEVRLLLLSVTMGLTIVLSLAMAWGAGLLWRLVRQSRANREAQLRAETVAAEEQERVRIARDMHDVVAHSLAVVIAQSDGARYAAAAKPELAQEALVTIAQTARSALSDVRMLLTQLRHRQGDGPQPTLADLEALFAQVRQAGVEPRVTVDPMPQGEPPGAIQLAVYRILQEALTNAIRHGEGDVDVRLSWWADRVEIAVRNRIPPPSAPSAPGTTPTVPGGHGVIGMRERAQLVGGVLTVQHEPSWFTVRATLPIGPSAN, encoded by the coding sequence GTGATTCGCCGCATTCCCACGCCCTGGCTCGTGCTCGACATCGTCGGGGCGGTCTTCGGCGCGCTGATCACGATTCCGCTGTCGCTGACCTTCAGCGCGGAGCAGCTCAGCTTCTGGCTGCCCGAGATGTCGGCGACGCTCATGCTCGTCGTCACGTCCCTGCTGATCTGGGGTGCCGCGGCGATCAGCCGGCTGTCACCGCCGATCGCCCTCATCCTCGCCTGGGCGGGCGCCCTCCTGCAGATGGGGGCCGGCCTTCCGCCGCTGCCGACGGACATCGCGATCTTCGGGGTGCTGTTCGCCACCTCCGCGTGGGGCACGCAGCGCATGCTCTGGCTCGGCGGCGCCTCTGCCGTCGGCGGCGGCATACTCGGCGGACTGTACATCGGGCTGCTGCAGTACGACGTCGCCGCGGTCGCCGCCCCCGCTCCGCTCGAGGTGCGCCTGCTGCTGCTCAGCGTCACGATGGGGCTCACGATCGTGCTGTCGCTGGCCATGGCGTGGGGTGCCGGCCTGCTGTGGCGCCTGGTTCGGCAGAGCCGGGCGAACCGCGAGGCCCAGCTGCGTGCCGAGACCGTCGCCGCAGAGGAGCAGGAGCGGGTTCGCATCGCCCGCGACATGCACGACGTCGTGGCGCACTCCCTCGCCGTCGTGATCGCGCAGTCCGACGGCGCTCGTTACGCCGCCGCGGCGAAGCCCGAGCTCGCGCAGGAGGCACTGGTCACGATCGCGCAGACCGCCCGCTCCGCGTTGTCCGACGTGCGGATGCTGCTGACGCAGCTCCGCCACCGTCAGGGCGACGGCCCGCAGCCGACGCTCGCCGATCTCGAGGCCCTGTTCGCGCAGGTGCGCCAGGCGGGTGTCGAGCCGCGGGTGACCGTCGACCCGATGCCTCAGGGCGAGCCCCCGGGAGCCATCCAGCTCGCCGTGTACCGCATCCTGCAGGAGGCGCTCACCAATGCCATCCGTCATGGCGAGGGCGACGTCGACGTTCGGCTGTCGTGGTGGGCGGATCGCGTCGAGATCGCGGTGCGCAACCGCATCCCCCCGCCGTCCGCGCCGTCCGCGCCTGGTACGACGCCGACCGTGCCAGGAGGGCACGGGGTCATCGGAATGCGGGAACGTGCGCAGCTCGTCGGAGGAGTGCTCACGGTGCAACATGAGCCGAGCTGGTTCACCGTCCGCGCTACGCTTCCGATCGGCCCCTCGGCGAACTGA
- a CDS encoding ABC transporter ATP-binding protein, which yields MEITTSDLGLAARVQHLTKTYGAGAAGVRALDDVSVGIRRGQFTAIMGPSGSGKSTLMHIMAGLDAPTEGRAWIGDTEITGLGDLEMTVLRRRRVGFIFQAFNLVPTLDALANILLPFELDGRRPTAIERARIDSLVDRLGLASRLTHRPHELSGGQQQRVAIARALATAPDLVFADEPTGNLDSRSGREVLELLASASRDHGQSIAMVTHDAIAASHADRVLFLGDGRITADHPRQSAEQIAAHMLAAEVAA from the coding sequence ATGGAGATCACGACCTCGGACCTCGGCCTCGCCGCACGCGTCCAGCACCTCACCAAGACCTACGGGGCCGGCGCCGCCGGTGTCCGCGCCCTCGACGACGTCAGCGTCGGAATCCGCCGTGGCCAGTTCACCGCCATCATGGGCCCGTCCGGCTCGGGCAAGTCGACGCTCATGCACATCATGGCCGGCCTCGATGCCCCCACCGAGGGGCGCGCGTGGATCGGCGACACCGAGATCACCGGCCTCGGCGACCTCGAGATGACGGTGCTGCGCCGTCGTCGCGTCGGGTTCATCTTCCAGGCATTCAACCTCGTGCCGACCCTCGACGCACTGGCCAACATCCTGCTGCCGTTCGAGCTCGACGGGCGTCGCCCGACGGCGATCGAGCGCGCGCGCATCGACTCGCTCGTCGACCGCCTCGGCCTGGCATCCCGCCTTACCCATCGCCCGCACGAGCTCTCCGGCGGTCAGCAGCAGCGTGTCGCCATCGCCCGTGCGCTCGCCACGGCACCCGACCTCGTCTTCGCCGACGAGCCGACAGGCAACCTCGACTCCCGCAGCGGACGCGAGGTGCTCGAGCTGCTCGCGAGTGCGAGCCGCGATCACGGCCAGTCGATCGCGATGGTCACGCACGACGCGATCGCGGCGAGCCACGCTGACCGCGTGCTCTTCCTCGGAGACGGACGCATCACCGCAGACCACCCCAGGCAGAGCGCCGAGCAGATCGCCGCCCACATGCTCGCCGCCGAGGTCGCGGCATGA
- a CDS encoding class I SAM-dependent methyltransferase, whose amino-acid sequence MAVYTHGHHDSVLRSHNVRSIANSAAYLEPHLAADAHLLDVGAGPGTITADFAGRVASVTAVEISEDALNLSRTLAAERGIDNIDFAVEDVHALSFADAAFDIVHAHQVLQHVGDPVQALREMRRVTKPGGIVAARDADYAGFIWFPLLPELDEWLRLYREAARLNGGEPDAGRRLLQWARAAGFTDITATASTWCYATPAEREWWGGMWADRILQSALAAQLEREGLATRAQLQQISDAWRSWASDGDGWYLVPHGEILCRA is encoded by the coding sequence ATGGCCGTCTACACCCACGGGCACCACGACTCGGTGCTGCGCTCGCACAACGTCCGATCGATCGCGAACTCCGCGGCGTATCTGGAGCCCCACCTCGCGGCCGATGCCCACCTTCTCGACGTGGGCGCGGGCCCGGGCACGATCACAGCGGACTTCGCGGGGCGGGTCGCGAGTGTCACCGCCGTCGAGATCTCAGAAGACGCGCTGAACCTCTCGCGCACGCTCGCCGCCGAGCGCGGCATCGACAACATCGACTTCGCGGTCGAAGACGTGCATGCGCTGAGCTTCGCCGACGCCGCGTTCGACATCGTGCACGCGCACCAGGTGCTGCAGCACGTCGGCGATCCGGTGCAGGCCCTGCGCGAGATGCGCCGCGTCACGAAGCCCGGCGGCATCGTCGCCGCCCGAGACGCCGACTACGCGGGGTTCATCTGGTTCCCGCTGCTGCCCGAGCTCGACGAGTGGCTGCGGCTCTACCGGGAAGCCGCCCGGCTCAACGGGGGAGAGCCCGATGCCGGGCGCCGCCTGCTGCAGTGGGCGCGAGCGGCGGGATTCACCGACATCACGGCGACCGCATCGACGTGGTGCTACGCCACCCCCGCAGAGCGCGAGTGGTGGGGCGGGATGTGGGCAGACCGCATCCTGCAGTCCGCGCTCGCCGCGCAGCTCGAGCGCGAGGGGCTCGCCACCCGCGCCCAGCTGCAGCAGATCAGCGATGCGTGGCGCAGCTGGGCATCCGACGGCGACGGCTGGTACCTCGTGCCGCACGGCGAGATCCTCTGTCGAGCCTGA